A genomic segment from Pseudomonas mendocina encodes:
- a CDS encoding GNAT family acetyltransferase yields the protein MHIRPFRLADEAAVIDLWQRCDLTRPWNDPHKDIQRKLTVQPELFLVGEIDGKLVASAMAGYEGHRGWVNYLAVCPEQRQQGLARQLMAYIEEQLLALGCPKLSLQVRDTNAAALAFYERLGYKIDASVSLGKRLIADD from the coding sequence ATGCACATCCGCCCCTTCCGGCTCGCTGACGAAGCCGCCGTCATCGATCTCTGGCAACGTTGCGACCTGACCCGCCCGTGGAACGACCCACACAAGGACATCCAGCGCAAGCTGACGGTGCAGCCCGAGCTGTTTCTGGTGGGTGAGATCGACGGCAAGCTGGTGGCATCGGCCATGGCCGGCTACGAGGGGCATCGCGGCTGGGTCAACTACCTGGCTGTGTGCCCCGAGCAACGCCAGCAAGGCCTGGCCCGTCAGTTAATGGCGTATATCGAAGAACAGTTGCTCGCTCTGGGCTGCCCCAAGCTCAGCCTGCAGGTGCGCGACACCAACGCGGCGGCATTGGCCTTCTACGAGCGGCTTGGCTACAAGATCGACGCGTCGGTCAGTCTGGGCAAACGCCTGATCGCGGATGATTGA
- a CDS encoding YVTN family beta-propeller repeat protein, which yields MHLTRLACAVAFGLACHSALAATAYVSNEKDDSISVIDLDSLEVTATLDVGMRPRGLLLSSDNKLLYICASDSDRVQVMDLATRKIIKELPSGADPEQFALHPNDRWLYISNEDDALVTVVDSQSDEVLAQIEVGVEPEGMAVSPDGKWAVNTSETTNMLHWIDTSTNQLVDNTLVDQRPRHVEFDKDGKRLWASAEIGGTVTVLDVDSRQVLKVLNFAIKGVHPDKVQPVGVKLTDDGKYAFVALGPANHVAVVDAKTFEILDYLLVGRRVWHLAFTPDQKRLLTTNGVSGDVSVIDIDSLKVTKSIKVGRYPWGVVVTP from the coding sequence ATGCACCTGACCCGTCTCGCCTGCGCCGTCGCCTTCGGCCTGGCCTGCCACTCGGCCCTTGCCGCCACCGCCTACGTGTCCAACGAGAAGGATGACAGCATCAGCGTCATCGACCTCGACAGCCTCGAAGTCACGGCCACACTCGACGTGGGCATGCGCCCGCGCGGCTTGCTGCTGTCTTCCGACAACAAACTCTTGTACATCTGCGCCAGCGATTCGGATCGCGTGCAGGTGATGGACCTGGCCACGCGTAAGATCATCAAGGAGCTTCCCTCCGGCGCCGACCCCGAGCAGTTCGCCCTGCACCCCAACGACCGTTGGCTGTACATCTCCAACGAGGACGATGCGCTGGTCACGGTGGTCGACTCCCAGAGCGACGAGGTGCTGGCGCAGATCGAAGTCGGCGTGGAGCCGGAGGGCATGGCGGTGAGCCCGGACGGCAAGTGGGCGGTCAATACCAGCGAAACCACCAACATGCTGCACTGGATCGACACCAGCACCAATCAACTGGTGGACAACACCCTGGTCGACCAGCGCCCGCGTCACGTCGAATTCGATAAGGACGGCAAGCGCCTGTGGGCCTCGGCCGAGATCGGCGGCACGGTGACTGTGCTGGACGTCGACTCGCGCCAGGTGCTCAAGGTGCTCAACTTCGCCATCAAGGGCGTACACCCGGACAAGGTGCAGCCGGTCGGAGTCAAGCTGACCGACGACGGCAAGTACGCGTTCGTCGCCCTCGGCCCGGCCAACCATGTGGCCGTGGTGGATGCCAAGACCTTCGAGATTCTCGACTACCTGCTGGTGGGTCGGCGCGTCTGGCACCTGGCGTTCACCCCGGATCAGAAGCGCCTGCTGACCACCAATGGCGTCAGTGGCGACGTATCGGTGATCGACATCGATTCACTCAAGGTGACCAAGTCGATCAAGGTCGGCCGCTATCCCTGGGGCGTGGTGGTGACGCCATGA
- a CDS encoding response regulator transcription factor: MYKILIADDHPLFREAIHNVIADGFPGSEIMETADLDSALELTQSHDDLDLILLDLNMPGMHGLGGLMNLRNEAPTIPVVIVSAEQDKQIVLQAITYGAVGFITKSSPRAQMTDAIAQILDGNVYLPPDIIRSQKSGSSRQHHDNHSIAPELLQALTRKQLLVLERMTKGESNKQIAYSLDIAETTVKAHVSAILRKLGVHNRVQAILSAGDIDFASYLRR; this comes from the coding sequence ATGTACAAGATTTTGATTGCCGACGACCATCCGCTGTTTCGTGAAGCCATCCATAACGTCATCGCCGACGGTTTTCCCGGCAGCGAGATCATGGAAACCGCCGACCTGGACAGCGCCCTGGAGCTGACCCAGAGCCACGACGATCTGGATCTGATCCTGCTCGACCTGAACATGCCCGGTATGCATGGTCTAGGCGGGCTAATGAACCTGCGCAACGAGGCGCCAACCATCCCGGTGGTGATCGTTTCCGCCGAGCAGGACAAGCAGATCGTGCTGCAGGCCATCACCTATGGCGCGGTGGGCTTCATCACCAAGTCTTCACCGCGTGCGCAGATGACCGACGCCATCGCGCAGATTCTCGACGGCAACGTCTACCTGCCGCCGGACATCATCCGTTCGCAGAAGAGCGGCAGCTCGCGCCAGCATCACGACAACCACAGCATCGCCCCGGAACTGCTGCAAGCCCTGACGCGCAAGCAACTGCTGGTGCTCGAGCGCATGACCAAGGGCGAGTCGAACAAGCAGATCGCCTACAGCCTGGATATCGCCGAAACCACGGTCAAAGCCCACGTCTCGGCCATCCTGCGCAAGCTGGGCGTGCATAACCGTGTGCAGGCGATCCTCTCGGCTGGCGATATCGACTTCGCCTCCTACCTGCGCCGCTAG
- a CDS encoding porin codes for MHNNKIAITRFLPLTLATAVALATAQQAAAEIVLYDKDDTTFSTDGYINAFYVNSDVDRDGEQFDRRQSRVKMGFLPNWIGFNFGKQIDDLKLTGRSSFWVTINDSETNGTDTAIDVRQFYGTVSSSEWGEVLVGKDFGLFSRSNIFLDELLAGYGNVSDTLGLVDGNGVSFGNIGTGYPYPFPTSQITYRNNNLAEGLRVAVGIMDPVDTNDDSPTGKAYQENPRFESEVSYQFDLGGSTIYTWVNGAYQTSENTDDTVDKVTSKGLGYGVQAKFGGLSLTGSGFQAKGINPFFTNNLGEPTLRDIDSDGYLLQGSYTWGKNRVALSYGKTEDDGNGLGVAADYETRGIAYFRTINDNLKLVAEYNQYQIDAAAGSGLNEDTDTFAVGAVLSW; via the coding sequence GTCGCCCTGGCGACCGCGCAGCAGGCCGCCGCCGAGATCGTCCTGTACGACAAGGACGACACCACTTTCTCTACCGACGGCTATATCAACGCCTTCTACGTCAACAGCGACGTGGACCGTGACGGCGAGCAGTTCGACCGTCGCCAGTCGCGGGTGAAGATGGGCTTTCTGCCCAACTGGATCGGCTTCAACTTCGGCAAGCAGATCGATGATCTGAAGCTGACCGGTCGCTCGTCCTTCTGGGTCACCATCAACGACAGCGAAACCAATGGCACCGATACCGCCATCGACGTCCGTCAGTTCTACGGCACCGTTTCCAGCTCGGAGTGGGGCGAAGTGCTGGTGGGCAAGGACTTCGGTCTGTTCTCGCGCTCCAATATCTTCCTCGATGAGCTGCTGGCCGGGTACGGCAACGTCTCCGATACCCTGGGCCTGGTGGACGGCAACGGCGTGTCCTTCGGCAATATCGGCACCGGCTACCCGTATCCGTTCCCGACCTCGCAGATCACCTACCGCAACAACAACCTGGCCGAAGGCCTGCGTGTCGCGGTGGGCATCATGGACCCGGTAGACACCAACGACGACAGCCCGACCGGTAAGGCCTACCAGGAAAACCCGCGCTTCGAATCGGAAGTCAGCTACCAGTTCGATCTGGGCGGTTCGACCATCTACACCTGGGTCAACGGTGCCTACCAGACCTCCGAGAATACCGACGACACCGTCGACAAGGTCACCTCCAAGGGCCTCGGCTATGGCGTGCAGGCCAAGTTCGGCGGCCTGTCGCTGACTGGTTCGGGCTTCCAGGCCAAGGGCATCAACCCGTTCTTCACCAACAACCTGGGCGAGCCGACCCTGCGTGACATCGACAGTGACGGCTACCTGCTGCAGGGCTCCTACACCTGGGGCAAGAACCGCGTGGCGCTGTCCTATGGCAAGACCGAGGACGACGGCAACGGCCTGGGCGTGGCAGCGGACTACGAGACCCGCGGCATCGCCTACTTCCGCACCATCAACGACAACCTCAAGCTGGTCGCCGAGTACAACCAGTACCAGATCGACGCCGCCGCCGGCAGTGGTCTGAACGAGGACACCGACACCTTCGCCGTGGGTGCGGTACTCAGCTGGTAA
- the nosP gene encoding nitric oxide-sensing protein NosP has protein sequence MALEQSEGVLSAVSSTKDVELAAQELARQLIHPYLGFVLFFCSAEYDLDGLGQALEAHFGGVSLVGCTSAGEITPQGYDRGCVVALGFDLRCFSIASVLIDEMERFNLLDAQHLVDGLVKDCRSNELASIKGHSFALTLLDGLSSREELVLGALSAALGSIPHFGGSAGDDNHLTHTHVYHGGRFHSGAAVVVLFNTWLEFEVFSTHHIQPSAEKLVVTRADSATRRVFELNAAPAAQEYAELIGVPVEALDLRAFAAYPLAVRISDHYYVRSIQQVHDDLSLTFYCAVENGIVLTAMHPGPLLPNLQQLFAGLEQRLGPLLLTIGCDCFLRRLEIENDGGVESVATLLRQQRVIGFNTYGEQFNGMHINQTFTGVAIGRPVGRGER, from the coding sequence ATGGCCTTGGAACAGTCGGAGGGCGTGCTCAGCGCTGTCTCCAGCACGAAGGATGTGGAATTGGCCGCCCAGGAACTGGCACGCCAGCTGATCCATCCCTATCTCGGTTTCGTGCTGTTCTTCTGCTCGGCCGAATACGATCTCGACGGCCTCGGCCAGGCGCTGGAAGCGCATTTCGGCGGTGTCAGCCTGGTGGGCTGCACCAGCGCCGGCGAGATCACCCCACAGGGCTACGACCGTGGCTGTGTGGTGGCGTTGGGCTTCGACCTGCGCTGTTTCTCCATCGCCAGCGTGCTGATCGACGAGATGGAACGCTTCAATCTGCTCGATGCGCAGCATCTGGTCGATGGTCTAGTCAAGGATTGCCGCAGCAACGAGCTGGCCTCGATCAAGGGCCACAGCTTCGCCCTAACCCTGCTCGACGGACTTTCCAGCCGCGAAGAACTGGTGCTCGGCGCACTCAGCGCGGCGCTGGGCAGTATCCCGCACTTTGGCGGCTCGGCCGGCGACGACAACCACCTGACCCACACCCACGTCTATCACGGCGGCCGCTTCCACAGCGGCGCAGCGGTCGTGGTGCTGTTTAACACCTGGCTGGAGTTCGAGGTGTTCAGCACCCACCACATCCAGCCCAGCGCGGAAAAGCTGGTGGTGACCCGCGCCGACAGCGCCACGCGCCGGGTGTTTGAGCTCAATGCCGCGCCGGCCGCGCAGGAATATGCCGAGCTGATCGGCGTGCCGGTCGAGGCGCTGGATCTGCGCGCGTTCGCTGCCTATCCGCTGGCGGTTCGCATCAGCGATCACTACTACGTGCGCTCGATCCAGCAGGTGCACGACGACCTCAGCCTGACCTTCTACTGCGCGGTGGAGAACGGCATCGTCCTCACCGCCATGCACCCCGGCCCCTTGCTGCCCAACCTGCAGCAACTGTTCGCCGGGCTGGAGCAGCGCCTCGGTCCGCTGCTGCTGACCATCGGCTGCGACTGCTTCCTGCGCCGCCTGGAGATCGAGAACGATGGCGGCGTCGAGTCGGTCGCCACACTGCTGCGCCAGCAGCGGGTGATCGGCTTCAACACCTACGGAGAGCAGTTCAATGGCATGCACATCAACCAGACCTTCACCGGTGTCGCCATTGGCCGACCTGTTGGGCGTGGCGAGCGCTGA
- the nahK gene encoding hybrid sensor histidine kinase/response regulator NahK/ErcS': protein MACTSTRPSPVSPLADLLGVASAELQARCTALEQENAKLKRINAALIERVESIHSRGDDAYAAFQHSVVLSEQVRERTDALNQAMAELKSSNQLLSDARLRAETAHQHLIDAIESISDAFVLFDDRQRIVLFNSRFKALWARSRARIGTGTRLEEIRRLSRSTGLVAEAQLGKEGEPSLFRLQDGRWVQVSERPTREGGLVILYTDITEVKQSEALRREQALAQKSRLLQRAVDNLSQGMAMVNAEGALELWNHRFLELCGLAPINAHRPFAEVMAESELEPLTPDSRDAAGKPLRQVEVRLFDGRMLEVRTHPLPTGGFVNTFTDITERHRQAQALSDSERWIRLITDHVPALIAYLSADLVYEFTNKVYEEWYCWPRGAMLGQSLREVHSEEHCQRLEPYVELALSGESVTFEFAETNHNGQERYMLRSYVPNRQASGEVVGIFVLIRDITERRRTAEALHQAYQHLEQRVRERTAELTTVNDQLRREIDERTQMEARLREAKGEAEQANLSKTKFLAAVSHDLLQPLNAARLFTSALLEKKDLSGCAPLVRNVSNSLEDVESLLGTLVDISKLDAGVIKPDIAPFAVSELLENLAAEYHQIAGSEGLRLDYLPSSVLVRSDVQLLARILRNFLSNAIRYTASGRILLGCRRRGNSLSIEVWDTGIGIAQDKLVEIFQEFKRGDNVQRKQDRGLGLGLAIVEKIARMLGHRIRVASQQGRGSMFAVEVPLTRRAPRVRTVQDSPDQLLERLSGTRVWVLDNDAAICAGMRTLLEGWGCRVVTALSEEDLACQVDNYHAEADLLIADYHLDDERNGVDAVAQINARRSTPLPALMITANYSNELKQQMRELGHSLLHKPVRPMKLKAAMSHLMERGAGA, encoded by the coding sequence ATGGCATGCACATCAACCAGACCTTCACCGGTGTCGCCATTGGCCGACCTGTTGGGCGTGGCGAGCGCTGAGCTGCAGGCACGCTGTACGGCGCTGGAGCAGGAAAACGCCAAGCTCAAGCGCATCAACGCCGCGCTGATCGAACGGGTCGAGTCGATTCATTCCCGTGGCGACGATGCCTACGCGGCCTTCCAGCATTCGGTGGTGCTGTCCGAACAGGTGCGCGAGCGCACTGACGCGCTGAACCAGGCGATGGCCGAACTGAAATCCAGCAATCAGTTGCTCAGTGATGCGCGGTTGCGGGCCGAGACAGCGCACCAGCATTTGATCGACGCCATCGAGAGCATTTCCGACGCCTTCGTGCTGTTCGATGATCGCCAGCGCATCGTGCTGTTCAACAGCCGTTTCAAGGCGCTGTGGGCGCGCAGCCGCGCGCGCATCGGCACCGGTACGCGGTTGGAAGAAATTCGCCGGCTGAGCCGCAGTACCGGCCTGGTGGCGGAGGCACAGTTGGGCAAGGAGGGCGAGCCGAGCCTGTTCCGCCTGCAGGACGGGCGCTGGGTGCAGGTCAGCGAGCGGCCGACCCGCGAGGGCGGGCTGGTGATCCTCTACACCGACATTACCGAGGTGAAGCAGAGCGAGGCGTTGCGCCGCGAGCAGGCCCTGGCGCAGAAGTCGCGCCTGCTGCAGCGCGCGGTCGACAACCTGTCGCAGGGCATGGCCATGGTCAATGCCGAGGGCGCGCTGGAGTTGTGGAACCACCGTTTCCTCGAACTTTGCGGCCTGGCGCCGATCAACGCCCATCGGCCGTTCGCCGAAGTGATGGCGGAAAGCGAACTTGAGCCGCTGACCCCGGACAGCCGCGATGCCGCCGGCAAACCGCTGCGCCAGGTGGAGGTGCGCCTGTTCGACGGGCGCATGCTGGAAGTGCGTACTCATCCGTTGCCCACCGGCGGCTTCGTCAACACCTTCACCGATATCACCGAGCGCCATCGCCAGGCTCAGGCGCTGAGCGACAGCGAGCGCTGGATTCGCCTGATCACCGACCACGTGCCGGCGCTGATCGCCTACCTGTCGGCTGATCTGGTCTACGAATTCACCAACAAGGTCTACGAGGAATGGTACTGCTGGCCGCGCGGCGCCATGCTCGGCCAGAGCCTGCGTGAAGTGCACAGCGAGGAGCATTGCCAGCGCCTGGAGCCCTACGTCGAATTGGCTCTGTCCGGCGAGAGCGTAACCTTCGAGTTCGCCGAAACCAACCACAACGGCCAGGAGCGCTACATGTTGCGTTCCTACGTGCCCAACCGTCAGGCCAGCGGCGAAGTGGTCGGCATCTTCGTATTGATCCGCGACATCACCGAGCGTCGCCGCACTGCCGAGGCATTGCACCAGGCTTATCAACATCTGGAGCAGCGCGTGCGTGAGCGCACTGCCGAGTTGACCACGGTGAACGACCAACTGCGCCGCGAGATCGACGAGCGCACGCAGATGGAGGCGCGCCTGCGCGAAGCCAAGGGCGAGGCCGAGCAGGCCAATCTGTCCAAGACCAAGTTCCTCGCGGCGGTCAGCCATGATCTGTTGCAGCCGCTCAACGCGGCGCGGCTGTTCACCAGTGCCTTGTTGGAGAAGAAGGACCTTTCCGGCTGCGCGCCGCTGGTACGTAATGTCAGCAACTCGCTGGAAGACGTCGAGAGTTTGCTCGGCACGCTGGTGGACATTTCCAAGCTCGATGCCGGGGTGATCAAGCCCGATATCGCGCCATTCGCCGTCAGCGAGTTGCTGGAGAACCTGGCCGCCGAGTATCACCAGATCGCTGGTAGCGAGGGTTTGCGCCTGGACTACCTGCCCAGCTCGGTGCTGGTGCGCAGCGACGTGCAATTGCTGGCACGGATTCTGCGCAACTTCCTCAGCAACGCCATTCGCTACACCGCCAGCGGGCGCATCCTGCTGGGCTGCCGGCGGCGCGGCAACAGCCTGTCCATCGAAGTCTGGGACACCGGCATCGGCATCGCTCAGGACAAGCTGGTGGAGATATTCCAGGAGTTCAAACGCGGCGATAACGTGCAGCGCAAGCAGGATCGTGGCCTGGGCCTGGGCCTGGCGATCGTGGAGAAGATCGCGCGCATGCTTGGCCACCGCATTCGCGTGGCGTCGCAGCAGGGCAGGGGCTCGATGTTCGCCGTCGAGGTACCGCTGACCCGCCGCGCGCCGCGCGTGCGTACGGTGCAGGACAGCCCGGATCAGTTGCTCGAACGCCTTAGCGGTACACGGGTCTGGGTGCTGGATAACGACGCGGCGATCTGCGCCGGCATGCGCACCCTGCTCGAAGGCTGGGGCTGCCGGGTAGTGACTGCGCTGAGTGAAGAAGACCTGGCGTGCCAGGTGGACAACTACCACGCCGAAGCCGACCTGCTGATCGCCGACTACCACCTCGACGACGAGCGCAATGGCGTCGACGCCGTGGCGCAGATCAACGCCCGGCGTAGTACACCGCTACCGGCGCTGATGATCACCGCCAACTACAGCAACGAGCTCAAGCAGCAGATGCGCGAGCTGGGCCACAGCCTGCTGCACAAACCGGTGCGACCGATGAAGCTGAAGGCGGCGATGAGTCACCTGATGGAGCGTGGGGCAGGGGCTTGA
- a CDS encoding ABC transporter permease → MTAYWECLRGIVLREWLRFVLQRSRFLSALVRPLLWLLVFAAGFRAALGIAIIEPYDTYITYDTYIVPGLACMILLFNGMQGSLSMVYDREMGSMRVLLTSPLPRAFLLVAKLLATALISLLQVYAFLVIAWVYGVQPPAWGLLAALPALLLVALLLSALGLLLSNGIRQLENFAGVMNFVIFPMFFLSSALYPLWKMRESSEWLYWLCAFNPFTHAVELVRNALYLRLHIEALLICAGLTVLLTLLAVASFNPQHAALRKAG, encoded by the coding sequence ATGACCGCCTACTGGGAATGCCTGCGCGGTATCGTCCTGCGCGAATGGCTGCGCTTCGTGCTGCAACGCTCGCGCTTTCTCAGCGCCCTGGTGCGCCCGCTGCTGTGGCTCTTGGTGTTCGCCGCCGGCTTTCGCGCCGCGCTGGGCATCGCCATCATCGAGCCGTACGACACCTACATCACCTACGACACCTATATCGTGCCGGGCCTGGCCTGCATGATCCTGCTGTTCAACGGCATGCAGGGCTCGCTGTCGATGGTCTACGACCGCGAGATGGGCAGCATGCGCGTGCTGCTCACCAGCCCGCTGCCGCGCGCCTTTTTGCTGGTGGCCAAGCTGCTGGCCACGGCGCTGATCTCGCTGTTGCAGGTCTATGCCTTTCTCGTCATCGCCTGGGTGTACGGCGTGCAACCGCCAGCCTGGGGCCTGCTCGCCGCACTGCCGGCGCTGCTGCTGGTGGCGCTGCTGCTCAGTGCGCTGGGGCTGCTGCTGTCCAACGGCATCCGGCAACTGGAGAACTTCGCCGGGGTGATGAATTTCGTCATCTTCCCCATGTTTTTCCTCTCGTCTGCGCTGTATCCGCTGTGGAAGATGCGCGAGTCCAGCGAGTGGCTGTACTGGCTGTGCGCGTTCAACCCCTTCACCCATGCCGTGGAGCTGGTGCGCAATGCGCTGTACCTGCGCCTGCATATCGAGGCGCTGCTGATCTGCGCCGGCCTGACGGTATTACTGACGCTGCTCGCCGTAGCCAGCTTCAACCCGCAGCACGCGGCGCTGCGCAAGGCGGGCTGA
- a CDS encoding PQQ-dependent catabolism-associated CXXCW motif protein has translation MKYRLPVQAGLMLASVLLACLAHAEDLFDADGYRSSQYRSPTPSSLDGVQIVDTPALQKLLAERPDTRLIDVYRRPFVQDRFVEDAPHANLPGSLWLANSGDGNLAPQWQRYFTHYLHQQSRGDVRQPFVFYCRSDCWLSWNAARRAHAMGYRQLYWYRDGVDAWEQAGLPLVPAQPAELPAAFLTPTATP, from the coding sequence ATGAAGTACCGTCTGCCCGTGCAAGCAGGCCTGATGCTCGCCTCGGTGTTACTGGCCTGCCTTGCGCATGCCGAAGATCTGTTCGACGCCGACGGTTATCGCAGCAGCCAGTACCGCAGCCCCACGCCATCCAGCCTGGACGGCGTGCAGATCGTCGATACTCCCGCCCTGCAGAAGCTGCTCGCCGAGCGCCCGGATACCCGCCTGATCGACGTGTATCGACGCCCCTTCGTGCAGGACCGCTTCGTCGAGGACGCACCCCACGCCAACCTGCCCGGCAGCCTGTGGCTGGCCAACTCCGGCGACGGCAACCTGGCCCCACAATGGCAGCGCTACTTCACCCACTACCTGCACCAGCAGAGCCGTGGCGACGTGCGCCAACCCTTCGTGTTCTACTGCCGCTCCGATTGCTGGCTGAGCTGGAACGCCGCACGTCGCGCCCATGCCATGGGCTATCGCCAACTCTACTGGTACCGTGACGGCGTCGATGCCTGGGAACAGGCCGGCCTGCCCCTGGTGCCCGCCCAACCCGCCGAACTGCCTGCTGCTTTCCTCACGCCCACTGCCACACCATAA
- a CDS encoding ABC transporter ATP-binding protein, whose protein sequence is MNALEVSGVGFAYGARQALNDLAFELAPGRFGALLGPNGAGKSTLIALLTRLYDLQQGDIRIFGHSLRNEPRQALRQLGVVFQQSTLDLDLSVQQNLAYHAALHGMPRREAQARIDEELLRQDLAERRHDKVRTLNGGHRRRVEIARALLHQPRLLLLDEASAGLDPASRLALGRHVRNLCREQGLCVLWTTHLLDEIESSDDLLILHRGERVAWGKASQFGDDLAISFARLTGDEALGRGHVREAIRPNGGRGFSREISNIEGIAAKAPPTPSTPPTDSTKEPQP, encoded by the coding sequence ATGAACGCCTTGGAGGTGAGCGGCGTCGGTTTCGCCTATGGGGCCCGCCAGGCCCTGAATGATCTGGCCTTCGAGCTGGCGCCAGGCCGCTTCGGTGCCCTGCTCGGCCCCAACGGCGCCGGCAAGTCCACGCTGATCGCCCTGCTCACTCGCCTCTATGACCTACAGCAGGGCGATATCCGCATCTTCGGCCACAGCCTGCGCAATGAGCCGCGCCAGGCGTTACGCCAGCTCGGCGTGGTGTTCCAGCAAAGCACGCTGGATCTCGACCTGTCGGTGCAACAGAACCTCGCCTATCACGCCGCGCTGCACGGCATGCCGCGCCGCGAGGCACAGGCGCGTATCGACGAGGAGCTCCTGCGCCAGGATCTCGCTGAGCGCCGTCACGACAAGGTGCGCACGCTCAACGGCGGCCACCGCCGCCGCGTGGAGATTGCCCGCGCCCTACTCCATCAACCGCGCCTGCTGCTGCTCGACGAAGCCAGCGCCGGGCTCGACCCGGCCAGCCGTCTGGCGCTGGGCCGACATGTGCGCAACCTGTGCCGCGAGCAGGGCCTGTGCGTGCTGTGGACGACCCACCTGCTGGACGAGATCGAATCCAGCGATGACCTGCTGATCCTCCATCGTGGCGAGCGCGTGGCCTGGGGCAAGGCCAGCCAGTTCGGCGACGACCTGGCCATCAGCTTCGCCCGTCTCACCGGTGACGAGGCGCTGGGTCGTGGGCATGTGCGTGAGGCGATTCGACCGAACGGTGGGAGGGGCTTCAGCCGCGAGATTTCCAATATCGAGGGTATCGCGGCTAAAGCCCCTCCCACTCCGTCCACACCACCCACAGACTCCACAAAGGAGCCGCAACCATGA